The genome window TTTTGAAATTCCTATGCCATGCTCTCCACTTAAAGTCCCACCCAAAGAAACCGTAAGCTTAAAAACTTCCTCCACAGCTTCATAGCCTTTTTTAACTAATTCAGGATTGTTTTTATCACTTACCATAACATTTGTATGCACATTTCCATCACCAGTATGCCCAAAACAAGGAATTTTAAAACCATATTTTTTAGAAATTTCGCTTATACCTTTTAAAAGCTCTGGTAGTTTTGAACGCGGCACTGTAATATCTTCATTAAGCTTTAAATTGCCATACATTGCTATACTTTGAGAACAGTTTCTTCTAGCAAACCAAATATCAGCTGCTTCTTGCTCATTTTTCGCTATTTTAAATTCTCTTACACCTGATTCATAAAAACTTTCTTGTAGGATTTTAAGATCTGCTTCTATGGCTTCTTCCACATTACCATCTACATCAGCAATCAAAATCGCACCCGCATCCATTGGCAAGCCTTTTTGAAATTTTTGCTCTAATGCTTGTATACTAAGTTGATCTAAAAATTCCATAGAAACAGGTGTAACGCCTTTAGCTAAGGTTTTATAAACCGCATTCATAGCTTCATCAATGCTATTAAAAATTCCCATTGCGGTTTTTTTAAATTTTGGCAAAGCGACTAACTTTAAAGTAATCTCACTAAGTACAGCTAAAGAACCTTCACTTGCGATTAAAATTCCAGCAAGATTATATCCTGCCACATCTTTTATGGTTTTTTTGCCCGCTCTAATAATTTCTCCATTAGGTAAAACCGCCCTTAAAGCCATTACATAATCTTTGGTGATACCATACTTAGCAGCCCTCATACCGCCCGCATTTTCACTTACATTTCCCCCTAAAGAAGAATATTCCATGCTCGCAGGATCAGGTGGATAAAATAAACCGTATTCTTTTGCTTTTTCCTGCAAAGCCATATTAATCACACCAGGTTGCACTACTGCGACTAAATTTTCAAGATCAATTTCTAAAATTTTGTTCATATGCTTTTCAAAACTTAGCACTACTCCACCATTAATAGCCAAGCTTCCACCGGTAAAACCACTACCTGAACCCCTAGGGATCACTATGATTTTATTTTCATTACAATATTTTAAAATTTGACTGATATCATTTTCATCTCTTGGAAAAAGCACCCCATCAGGCAAATAATGTTTTTTGGTAGCATCATAACTATACGCTCTTTTATGAATAGGGTCAAAGTATGCGTTTTCAACTCCTAAAAGATCTTGAAAAAATTTTTGGTGAATTTCTTGCATTATTTTTCTCTAGTTAAGCTAATCAATTTTTCATAATATATATAATAATTTCCAATTGCCTCATCATTTAAACTAAAAATATCGCTTTTGTAGCCTGTGATTCTTGAGTAAAATGGTATCTGCAAACTTTTTGCCGGCGGAATGCTAAATTCTTCAATCTTGCCAAAATCTTGACAATCAACTACTTCAGCTCTTTTTTCCAAAGCCACCACCAAAAGCCCAACTGCATTTTTAGAACAAAAAGATCTAAAGTCTGATCTTCTTGGTGTTTGGCGGTATTCTTGTATCATATGCGCGCCAAACAAATCAGGATGAACAAAATAAATTCCATTCATTTTATGTGCTACAAAATCATATACACTTTTATCAGGAGCAATAATCAAAGCTCTATCGTATAAATAATTTAAAACAATCTTATCACCAACTTGCGGTAACACATTTGGCAAAGGCATAGCATCTTGAGCTAGCATGTCAAAAACTTTAAACTGTAATTTAACATAACCATTTTCACGCCCGATCACACTAACTCTTGCAATGATAGATTTTTGCGTATCAATCTCATGCACTACAATACCACTTGAATATAATAAAATTCTAGGATCATCTTTGACATAGCCGTAAATATCATCAACTTTTTCAAGTTTTGTTTGTATCAAATCAAAATTTTTAGCTTGTAAAAATGCTAAAAAACAACAAAGCAATAAAATAATTCTTGACAATTTATACTCCTTAAAAATGTCTAAAAATTAAATTATATTGTTTTTTCCTTACAAAATTGTAAGAAAAATTAAGTAAAATACAAATTTATGTTTAAATTTTAGAAGGCTTAAAATATCATGAAAAAAATTTTTATAACTTTACTTATTTCAATGAAACTTTTTGCTATTTCAAGTATCGAAGAACTTTCTTGGGAAAATGGCAAAACTTTACTTGATTTTTTACAAGATCATTCTATACCACTTAATTTATATTATAATCTTGATGCTGAAGACAAAGAGCTAAGTGCAGAAATTGCAAGTGGTATTAAATACCAAATGCTAAAAGACGAGCAAGGTCAACTTGAGCAAGTTTTAATCCCCATTAGCGATGATTTGCAAATTCACATTTATAAAAATACAGATAATAAATTCGTATTAAGCTTCACACCTATTTCTTACACTAAAGAAAAAAGAACCTTACGTGTTGCTATTAATAATTCAGCATATCAAGATGTATATGATGAAAGCGGTAGTGTAACTTTGGCTAGAGCTATGGTGCGTGCATTTAAAAATACCGTTAATTTTAAAAATGTTAGAAAAGGCGATAGTGTTGTTTTGATTTATGAACAAAAAAGAAGACTAGGAAAGCTTTTTGGTGATATCAACATCCATGCGGCTTTAGCTAACATCAGAGGCAAAGAGTATTCGGTATTTTTATACAAAGACTCTTATTATAATGCACAGGGAAAAGAGCTTGAAAATTTCTTCTTAACCAAACCTGTGAAATATACAAGAATTTCAGATCGTTTTACAAGAGCAAGATACCATCCTATCTTAAAACGATATAGAGCGCACTTGGGTATTGACTATGCTGCACCAACAGGCACTCCGGTTAAAAGCGCGGGAGATGGGGTTGTAAGTTTTGTTGGAACCAAAGGTGGCTATGGCAAGGTAGTGCAAGTTAAACATATGTCAGGTTATATGACTTTATATGCTCATCTTAGTCGCTTTGCTAAAATCAAGCGGGGTCAAAAAGTCAAACAAGGACAAGTGATCGCCTATGTAGGTTCTACAGG of Campylobacter sp. 2014D-0216 contains these proteins:
- a CDS encoding M23 family metallopeptidase; this encodes MKKIFITLLISMKLFAISSIEELSWENGKTLLDFLQDHSIPLNLYYNLDAEDKELSAEIASGIKYQMLKDEQGQLEQVLIPISDDLQIHIYKNTDNKFVLSFTPISYTKEKRTLRVAINNSAYQDVYDESGSVTLARAMVRAFKNTVNFKNVRKGDSVVLIYEQKRRLGKLFGDINIHAALANIRGKEYSVFLYKDSYYNAQGKELENFFLTKPVKYTRISDRFTRARYHPILKRYRAHLGIDYAAPTGTPVKSAGDGVVSFVGTKGGYGKVVQVKHMSGYMTLYAHLSRFAKIKRGQKVKQGQVIAYVGSTGLSTGPHLHFGLYLNNKAINPETIVKIPKSSLSGKNKEEFLKMARAYEKRLQSVDENYQNPPKEQNIENSMEL
- a CDS encoding FAD-linked oxidase C-terminal domain-containing protein, with the translated sequence MQEIHQKFFQDLLGVENAYFDPIHKRAYSYDATKKHYLPDGVLFPRDENDISQILKYCNENKIIVIPRGSGSGFTGGSLAINGGVVLSFEKHMNKILEIDLENLVAVVQPGVINMALQEKAKEYGLFYPPDPASMEYSSLGGNVSENAGGMRAAKYGITKDYVMALRAVLPNGEIIRAGKKTIKDVAGYNLAGILIASEGSLAVLSEITLKLVALPKFKKTAMGIFNSIDEAMNAVYKTLAKGVTPVSMEFLDQLSIQALEQKFQKGLPMDAGAILIADVDGNVEEAIEADLKILQESFYESGVREFKIAKNEQEAADIWFARRNCSQSIAMYGNLKLNEDITVPRSKLPELLKGISEISKKYGFKIPCFGHTGDGNVHTNVMVSDKNNPELVKKGYEAVEEVFKLTVSLGGTLSGEHGIGISKAPFMKLAFNEAEMELMRNIKKAFDPNNILNPFKMGL
- a CDS encoding plasminogen-binding N-terminal domain-containing protein, which produces MILLLCCFLAFLQAKNFDLIQTKLEKVDDIYGYVKDDPRILLYSSGIVVHEIDTQKSIIARVSVIGRENGYVKLQFKVFDMLAQDAMPLPNVLPQVGDKIVLNYLYDRALIIAPDKSVYDFVAHKMNGIYFVHPDLFGAHMIQEYRQTPRRSDFRSFCSKNAVGLLVVALEKRAEVVDCQDFGKIEEFSIPPAKSLQIPFYSRITGYKSDIFSLNDEAIGNYYIYYEKLISLTREK